The following proteins are encoded in a genomic region of Coffea eugenioides isolate CCC68of chromosome 6, Ceug_1.0, whole genome shotgun sequence:
- the LOC113773132 gene encoding S-formylglutathione hydrolase isoform X1 produces MDSKPTEISSSKMFDGFNKRYRHFSPTLGCSMTFSIYFPPSPNPSDKFPVLYWLSGLTCSDENFIIKSGAQRVASIEGVALIAPDTSPRGLNVEGESDSWDFGVGAGFYLNAKQDKWKNWRMYDYVVKELPTLLSENFPQLDTSRASISGHSMGGHGALTIYLKNLEKYKSVSAFAPIVNPMNCPWGQKAFTNYLGENKADWEEYDATLLVSKFKDVSATILIDQGEDDKFLHDQLLPNNFAEACRSATVPLLLRMQPGYDHSYYFIATFIDDHIRHHAQALCL; encoded by the exons ATGGATTCCAAACCAACAGAAATCAGCAGCTCAAAGATGTTTGATGGGTTCAACAAGAGATACAGGCACTTCAGCCCCACATTGGGATGTTCCATGACTTTCTCAATTTACTTCCCACCTTCTCCTAACCCTTCTGACAAATTCCCT GTGCTTTACTGGCTCTCTGGTCTTACATGCTCAGATGAGAACTTCATTATCAAGTCTGGTGCTCAAAGAGTTGCTTCAATTGAAGGTGTTGCTCTGATTGCTCCAGATACATCTCCAA GAGGCCTAAATGTCGAAGGGGAATCTGACAGCTGGGATTTTGGTGTTG GTGCTGGGTTTTATTTGAATGCAAAGCAAGATAAGTGGAAGAATTGGCGTATGTATGATTATGTTGTCAAGGAATTGCCAACTCTCCTTAGTGAAAACTTTCCTCAACTTGATACATCTCGGGCATCCATATCTGGTCATTCTATGGGTGGTCATGGAGCACTTACAATTTAcctgaaaaatctggaaaaatataag TCTGTTTCAGCTTTTGCACCAATTGTCAATCCTATGAACTGTCCCTGGGGCCAGAAAGCTTTCACAAACTACCTGGGTGAAAATAAAGCTGACTGGGAG GAATATGATGCCACTTTGCTTGTATCAAAATTCAAAGATGTTTCCGCCACCATTTTAATTGATCAG GGAGAGGATGATAAATTCTTACATGATCAGCTGCTGCCAAACAATTTCGCAGAAGCCTGCAGGAGTGCCACTGTTCCACTTCTCTTACGTATGCAGCCTGGTTATGATCACTCCTACTACTTCATTGCCACCTTTATCGATGATCATATTCGACACCATGCTCAAGCCCTTTGTCTGTAG
- the LOC113775383 gene encoding uncharacterized protein LOC113775383, translating to MAESNLPEILKPFYQRAAEAEARLERLEAAIASDRNAGNDELLNKVRELQSKLENVKAEQALEREKAQKELKQLNAENAKLQYRVTHLVRAVKDADCMLKSK from the exons ATGGCAGAAAGCAACCTACCAGAAATTTTGAAACCTTTTTACCAGCGAGCTGCTGAGGCTGAG GCTCGATTGGAAAGACTTGAAGCTGCTATTGCTAGTGACAGAA ATGCTGGGAATGATGAATTATTGAATAAGGTTCGTGAGCTTCAGTCAAAGCTTGAAAATGTGAAAGCAGAACAAGCTTTAGAAAGAGAAAAG GCTCAGAAAGAGCTAAAGCAGCTAAATGCAGAAAATGCCAAGCTCCAATATCGTGTAACACATCTTGTTCGAGCCGTAAAGGATGCTGATTGTATGTTAAAATCTAAGTGA
- the LOC113774614 gene encoding probable glycerol-3-phosphate dehydrogenase [NAD(+)] 1, cytosolic, producing MVGSIEVANHRVHLNGAIQHQNGFEEKLDELRRLLGKADGDLLRIVGVGAGAWGSVFAALLQDSYGQFRDKVQIRIWRRPGRAVDRATAERLFEVINSREDVLRRLIRRCAYLKYVEARLGDRTLYADEILKDGFCLNMIDTPLCPLKVVTNLQEAVWDADIVVNGLPSTETQEVFVEISRYWKERITKPIIISLAKGIEAELDPVPRIITPTQMIIRASGVPIENILYLGGPNIASEIYDKEYANARICGAEKWRIPLAKFLRQPYFIVWDNSDLVTHEVMGGLKNVYAIGAGMIAALTNESATSKSVYFAHCTSEMIFITHLLTEEPEKLAGPLLADTYVTLLKGRNAWYGQMIAKGELSLDMGDSISGKGTIQGVSAVGAFYELLSQSSLSVLHPEDNKPVAPVELCPILKTLYKILITREQGVRAILQALRDENLNDPRDRIEIAQTHAFYRPSLLGQP from the exons ATGGTTGGAAGTATTGAAGTGGCGAATCATAGGGTGCATTTGAATGGTGCAATACAGCATCAAAATGGTTTTGAAGAGAAGCTTGATGAGCTTCGACGATTGTTGGGCAAGGCTGATGGTGATTTGTTGAGGATTGTTGGCGTTGGAGCAGGTGCATGGGGTAGTGTTTTTGCAGCTTTGCTCCAAGATAGCTATGGCCAGTTCAGAGATAAGGTTCAGATCAGGATATGGAGAAGGCCAGGAAGGGCAGTTGATAGAGCCACAGCAGAGCGTTTATTCGAGGtaatcaactcaagggaggatGTATTAAGGAGGTTGATCAGGCGATGCGCATATTTGAAGTATGTTGAGGCAAGATTGGGTGATCGCACACTGTATGCTGATGAGATTCTAAAAGATGGCTTCTGCTTGAACATGATTGACACACCACTCTGTCCTTTGAAGGTTGTCACTAACTTGCAGGAGGCTGTTTGGGATGCCGACATTGTGGTGAATGGATTGCCTTCTACAGAAACACAGGAAGTGTTTGTGGAAATCAGCAGGTACTGGAAAGAAAGAATAACGAAGCCGATTATTATTTCTTTGGCTAAGGGTATAGAGGCTGAACTGGATCCTGTTCCTCGTATAATAACCCCTACGCAGATGATCATTCGTGCAA GTGGAGTACCAATAGAGAACATTCTCTATCTTGGTGGACCAAACATTGCCTCAGAGATTTATGACAAGGAATATGCTAATGCTCGAATTTGTGGCGCTGAAAAATGGAGAATACCACTCGCAAAGTTCTTGAGGCAGCCTTACTTCATTGTATGGGACAACAGTGACCTTGTCACACATGAAGTTATGGGCGGCTTGAAGAATGTTTATGCTATAGGTGCAG GAATGATTGCAGCACTAACTAATGAAAGTGCTACCAGCAAGTCAGTATATTTCGCACATTGTACTTCAGAAATGATTTTCATCACCCATTTATTGACGGAAGAACCAGAGAAGCTTGCAGGCCCTTTACTCGCCGACACTTACGTAACCTTGTTGAAGGGGCGCAATGCCTGGTATGGTCAGATGATAGCCAAGGGAGAATTAAGCCTGGATATGGGGGATAGCATCAGCGGCAAAGGGACAATTCAG GGGGTCTCTGCTGTGGGGGCATTTTATGAACTTCTAAGTCAGTCTAGTCTAAGTGTATTGCATCCTGAGGATAACAAGCCTGTTGCGCCAGTCGAGCTCTGCCCCATCTTGAAGACACTGTACAAAATACTAATAACAAG AGAACAAGGAGTACGGGCCATTCTTCAGGCACTAAGGGATGAAAATCTGAATGATCCCCGGGACAGAATAGAGATTGCACAAACTCATGCTTTCTACAGGCCTTCGCTTCTTGGGCAGCCTTGA
- the LOC113773132 gene encoding S-formylglutathione hydrolase isoform X2, whose amino-acid sequence MDSKPTEISSSKMFDGFNKRYRHFSPTLGCSMTFSIYFPPSPNPSDKFPVLYWLSGLTCSDENFIIKSGAQRVASIEGVALIAPDTSPRGLNVEGESDSWDFGVGAGFYLNAKQDKWKNWRMYDYVVKELPTLLSENFPQLDTSRASISGHSMGGHGALTIYLKNLEKYKSVSAFAPIVNPMNCPWGQKAFTNYLGENKADWEEYDATLLVSKFKDVSATILIDQGEDDKFVGLSLL is encoded by the exons ATGGATTCCAAACCAACAGAAATCAGCAGCTCAAAGATGTTTGATGGGTTCAACAAGAGATACAGGCACTTCAGCCCCACATTGGGATGTTCCATGACTTTCTCAATTTACTTCCCACCTTCTCCTAACCCTTCTGACAAATTCCCT GTGCTTTACTGGCTCTCTGGTCTTACATGCTCAGATGAGAACTTCATTATCAAGTCTGGTGCTCAAAGAGTTGCTTCAATTGAAGGTGTTGCTCTGATTGCTCCAGATACATCTCCAA GAGGCCTAAATGTCGAAGGGGAATCTGACAGCTGGGATTTTGGTGTTG GTGCTGGGTTTTATTTGAATGCAAAGCAAGATAAGTGGAAGAATTGGCGTATGTATGATTATGTTGTCAAGGAATTGCCAACTCTCCTTAGTGAAAACTTTCCTCAACTTGATACATCTCGGGCATCCATATCTGGTCATTCTATGGGTGGTCATGGAGCACTTACAATTTAcctgaaaaatctggaaaaatataag TCTGTTTCAGCTTTTGCACCAATTGTCAATCCTATGAACTGTCCCTGGGGCCAGAAAGCTTTCACAAACTACCTGGGTGAAAATAAAGCTGACTGGGAG GAATATGATGCCACTTTGCTTGTATCAAAATTCAAAGATGTTTCCGCCACCATTTTAATTGATCAG GGAGAGGATGATAAATTTGTTGGTCTTTCGTTGTTGTAG